A DNA window from Streptomyces sp. CA-278952 contains the following coding sequences:
- the aztD gene encoding zinc metallochaperone AztD, producing MNKSIRGRALTGTALALTVSMALTACGGEGSATDTKSDETANATPAAAVEEPLVATFDGGLYILDGESLELTETIDLPGFNRVNPAGDKDHVMVSTDSGFRVLDATGQALTDIEYKGAKPGHVVRHAAKTVLFTDGTGEVNVFDPTALTSGKKPAGRTYTSAEAHHGVAIELADGRLLSTLGTEEKRTGALVLDRNNKEIARSEDCPGVHGEAAAKDEAVGVGCEDGILIYKDGTFTKIDSPDDYGRIGNQAGSDASPVLLGDYKTDPEAELERPTRVSLIDTEKKKLRLVELGTSYSFRSLARGPHGEALVLGTDGALHVIDPDTGRIEKKIPVVGAWQEPLDWQQARPTLFVRGHVAYVSEPGKKTLHALDVETGKKLTSVTLPKSTNELSGVVAGH from the coding sequence ATGAACAAGTCGATACGCGGCAGGGCCCTCACGGGCACGGCACTGGCCCTGACCGTCTCCATGGCCCTGACCGCCTGCGGAGGCGAAGGTTCCGCCACCGACACCAAGTCCGACGAAACCGCCAACGCCACGCCCGCGGCGGCGGTCGAGGAGCCGCTGGTCGCCACCTTCGACGGCGGCCTCTACATCCTCGACGGCGAGAGCCTCGAGCTCACCGAGACCATTGACCTGCCCGGCTTCAACCGGGTCAACCCCGCAGGCGACAAGGACCACGTCATGGTCTCCACCGACAGCGGATTCCGTGTCCTGGACGCCACCGGCCAGGCCCTCACCGACATCGAGTACAAGGGCGCCAAGCCGGGCCACGTAGTCCGCCACGCCGCGAAGACCGTGCTCTTCACCGACGGCACCGGAGAGGTCAACGTCTTTGACCCCACCGCACTGACCAGCGGCAAGAAGCCGGCAGGACGCACCTACACGTCCGCCGAGGCGCACCACGGTGTCGCCATCGAGCTGGCCGACGGCAGACTCCTGAGCACCCTTGGCACCGAGGAGAAGCGCACCGGCGCGCTGGTGCTGGACCGGAACAACAAGGAGATCGCGCGCAGCGAGGACTGCCCCGGTGTCCACGGTGAGGCCGCCGCCAAGGACGAAGCCGTCGGCGTCGGCTGCGAGGACGGCATCCTGATCTACAAGGACGGCACGTTCACCAAGATCGATTCCCCGGACGACTACGGCCGCATCGGCAACCAGGCCGGCAGCGACGCCTCGCCCGTTCTGCTGGGTGACTACAAGACCGACCCCGAGGCCGAGCTGGAACGCCCCACCCGCGTCTCCCTCATCGACACCGAGAAGAAGAAGCTGCGCCTGGTCGAACTCGGCACCAGCTACTCCTTCCGCTCACTGGCCCGCGGCCCGCACGGCGAGGCCCTCGTCCTCGGCACTGACGGCGCCCTTCACGTCATCGACCCGGACACCGGCAGGATCGAGAAGAAGATCCCCGTCGTGGGCGCATGGCAGGAGCCGCTGGACTGGCAGCAGGCCCGGCCCACCCTGTTCGTGCGCGGACACGTCGCCTACGTCTCCGAACCCGGCAAGAAGACGCTGCACGCCCTCGACGTGGAGACGGGGAAGAAGCTCACCTCCGTCACCCTGCCGAAGAGCACCAACGAGCTGTCGGGCGTCGTCGCCGGACACTGA
- a CDS encoding helix-turn-helix transcriptional regulator — MGTQGELGDFLRSRRARIRPEDVGFASGSGRRRVPGLRREELAHLAGVSVDYYVRLEQGRNHGASDAVLGAVAVALRLDRDEHDHLVRLARRQRNAVARAGSAADRTASPSPALASDGGETARAGVQHLLDWIAAPALAMGHRMDVVAWNRPACALITDFARLPPRSRNMCRLHLVDESIGCRYPERDTIAREAVGTLRIAASRFPEDPLLAELIDELNAASPEFRRHWAAHAVRTKAYGVKRIDHPELGPLALGYEITTFPQDPELSLLVYTAPPDTPEAKALHALAER; from the coding sequence ATGGGTACACAGGGAGAGTTGGGCGACTTCTTACGCTCGCGGCGGGCTCGGATACGTCCCGAGGACGTCGGTTTCGCCTCGGGTTCTGGCAGACGCCGCGTCCCGGGCCTGCGGCGGGAGGAGCTGGCGCATCTGGCAGGCGTGAGCGTCGACTACTACGTTCGGCTCGAACAGGGCCGCAACCACGGGGCCTCCGACGCCGTCCTCGGAGCCGTCGCCGTCGCGCTCAGGCTGGACCGGGACGAGCACGACCACCTCGTACGGCTGGCGCGCCGGCAGCGGAACGCAGTCGCTCGTGCCGGGTCAGCAGCGGACCGTACGGCTTCGCCCTCCCCGGCCCTCGCGTCGGACGGTGGTGAGACCGCACGAGCCGGGGTGCAACACCTGCTGGACTGGATCGCCGCCCCCGCCCTCGCCATGGGGCACCGGATGGACGTCGTCGCCTGGAACCGTCCCGCCTGCGCCCTCATCACCGACTTCGCCCGGCTCCCGCCGCGGTCCCGGAACATGTGCCGCCTCCACCTCGTCGACGAAAGCATCGGATGCCGCTACCCGGAGCGCGACACGATCGCCCGGGAAGCCGTCGGCACGCTACGGATCGCCGCGAGCCGCTTCCCCGAGGATCCCCTCCTCGCGGAACTGATCGACGAACTGAACGCGGCGAGCCCGGAGTTCCGACGCCATTGGGCGGCGCACGCGGTCCGGACGAAGGCGTACGGCGTCAAACGCATCGATCACCCGGAGCTCGGCCCGCTCGCGCTCGGGTACGAGATCACCACCTTCCCCCAGGACCCGGAGCTCAGTCTGCTGGTCTACACCGCGCCGCCGGACACTCCGGAGGCGAAGGCACTGCACGCGCTCGCCGAGCGGTGA
- the aztB gene encoding zinc ABC transporter permease AztB, giving the protein MEWLTVPFEVAFVQRALWGGMLVSAICALAGTWVVLRGMAFLGDAMSHGLLPGVAVAALLGGNLMVGAVVSAVVMTAGVTALGRTPRLSQDTGIGLLFVGMLSLGVIIVSRSQSFAVDLTGFLFGDVLAVRQQDLLVLAAALLAALAVSVLGHRAFLALAFDARKAHTLGLRPRLAHAVLLGLLGLAIVASFHIVGTLLVLGLLIAPPAAALPWARSVRGVMVLAALVGTSATFGGLLLSWHLSTAAGATVAALAVSLFFLSHVLSGVRDRRTSQVRSPAAPLIEAN; this is encoded by the coding sequence ATGGAATGGTTGACGGTCCCGTTCGAGGTGGCCTTTGTGCAGCGAGCCCTGTGGGGCGGGATGCTGGTATCCGCTATCTGCGCCCTGGCGGGCACCTGGGTAGTACTGAGGGGGATGGCCTTCCTCGGTGACGCCATGTCCCACGGGCTGCTGCCGGGGGTCGCGGTCGCCGCGCTCCTCGGGGGCAATCTGATGGTGGGCGCGGTGGTCAGCGCCGTCGTCATGACGGCAGGCGTCACCGCCCTGGGCCGTACACCGAGACTGTCGCAGGACACCGGCATCGGGCTGCTGTTCGTGGGCATGCTCTCGCTCGGCGTGATCATCGTGTCCCGCTCGCAGTCCTTCGCGGTCGACCTGACCGGATTCCTCTTCGGGGACGTCCTCGCGGTCAGGCAGCAGGATCTCCTCGTGCTCGCCGCGGCCTTGCTCGCGGCGCTGGCCGTGTCGGTCCTCGGCCACCGTGCCTTCCTGGCCCTGGCGTTCGACGCGCGCAAGGCCCACACCCTGGGGCTGCGGCCGCGCCTGGCCCACGCCGTGCTCCTCGGCCTGCTCGGTCTGGCGATCGTCGCCTCGTTCCACATCGTGGGAACGCTGCTCGTCCTCGGACTGCTCATCGCACCGCCGGCGGCCGCTCTGCCCTGGGCTCGCTCCGTGCGCGGGGTCATGGTGCTCGCCGCCCTGGTCGGCACCTCGGCCACGTTCGGCGGCCTGCTGCTGTCCTGGCATCTGAGTACCGCGGCCGGCGCGACTGTCGCGGCCCTGGCGGTGAGCCTGTTCTTCCTCTCCCACGTGCTGTCCGGGGTGCGCGACCGCCGTACGAGCCAGGTCCGCTCCCCGGCGGCACCCCTCATCGAAGCCAACTGA
- a CDS encoding helix-turn-helix domain-containing protein, whose translation MSHAIRRASELALDETTVTALRAALRTTADEVVQAIIDEVPSYANALSGRMGGTIRRAVRTALGHYLDLASSSATGGDGGDAAYELGRGEVRDGRSMDALLSAYRVGARVAWRCLAAGAVPAGLPAAEVAKFAELTFAYIDELSAASAAGHADELAARGRAHERHLEHLARDLLAGASPDVLLASGQRAGWQTPVSLTAVLLPAAQARPAYRTLDPNTLVLDDLADATGVLLVPDADRPHLLRQLTDRTAVVGPARPWTRASASYARAARARSLSPDIRDTEDHLPELVLSADVDAFGDLRARALAPLGTLPVATARRLEETLRSWLLHQGRRDEVAAELFVHPQTVRYRMSQLRELFPDLASPHRVLELTLAVGLRTVPAGTPREG comes from the coding sequence GTGAGCCATGCAATCCGGAGGGCCAGCGAACTGGCCCTGGACGAAACGACGGTCACCGCCCTTCGGGCCGCTCTGAGGACCACCGCCGACGAGGTCGTCCAGGCGATCATCGACGAGGTCCCTTCCTACGCCAACGCCCTTTCGGGCCGCATGGGCGGCACCATCCGCCGAGCCGTCCGTACCGCCCTGGGGCACTACCTGGACCTCGCGAGCAGCAGCGCCACAGGTGGCGACGGCGGTGACGCGGCCTACGAGCTGGGCCGCGGCGAGGTGCGCGACGGCCGTTCGATGGACGCTCTGCTCAGCGCCTACCGCGTCGGCGCCCGCGTCGCCTGGCGCTGCCTCGCAGCGGGTGCCGTACCCGCGGGTCTGCCCGCCGCCGAGGTCGCCAAGTTCGCCGAGCTGACCTTCGCCTATATCGACGAGCTCTCCGCCGCGAGCGCCGCGGGACACGCCGACGAACTCGCCGCCCGGGGCAGGGCCCACGAGCGCCACCTGGAGCACCTGGCCCGCGACCTCCTCGCGGGCGCCAGCCCGGACGTACTGCTGGCCTCCGGCCAACGGGCCGGGTGGCAGACTCCGGTTTCGCTGACCGCGGTCCTGCTGCCCGCCGCCCAGGCCCGGCCTGCCTACCGCACACTCGACCCGAACACCCTGGTCCTCGACGATCTGGCGGATGCCACCGGGGTGCTGCTCGTCCCCGACGCCGACCGGCCGCATCTCCTGCGGCAGCTGACCGACCGCACAGCCGTGGTCGGCCCGGCCCGGCCGTGGACGCGTGCGTCCGCCTCGTACGCACGCGCCGCACGCGCCCGCTCCCTCTCCCCGGATATCCGTGACACCGAGGACCACCTGCCCGAGTTGGTGCTGAGCGCCGACGTGGACGCATTCGGGGACCTGCGTGCCCGAGCCCTCGCGCCCTTGGGGACCTTGCCCGTCGCGACCGCGCGGCGGCTGGAGGAGACGCTGCGGTCGTGGCTGCTGCACCAGGGCAGACGGGACGAGGTGGCGGCGGAACTGTTCGTCCATCCCCAGACGGTCCGGTACCGGATGTCGCAACTGCGGGAGCTGTTTCCGGATCTCGCATCGCCACACCGGGTCCTCGAACTGACGCTGGCGGTCGGTCTTCGGACGGTGCCGGCCGGTACACCGCGCGAGGGATGA
- a CDS encoding fatty acid desaturase family protein: MTAIDPTAHLTSEQIEELGRELDAIRDEVIAGRGERDAAYIRKVIAAQRKLELVSRGVLLFSLFPPAWLLGTAGLSVAKIMDNMEIGHNILHGQWDWMRDPKIHSTTWEWDHVSPSEQWKHSHNELHHTYTNVIGKDNDLGYGIMRVDEDQKWHPFHLGQPLWNFLNACFFEYGIAAYDLELGKNLSKRRRKNPEFRARAKAVGRKIRKQVLKDYVIHPLLSGPSFLPTLAATFTANLVRNVWTHSVIMCGHFPEGVQVFERRSIVGETRGQWYLRQMMGSANISGSKAMHFMTGNLSHQIEHHLFPDLPSNRYAEVAVKVRALFAKYELEYVTGPLPKQVFSAWHKVFRLALPNKETEVRAPDRERELVAA; encoded by the coding sequence TTGACCGCCATCGACCCCACCGCCCACCTGACCTCGGAGCAGATCGAGGAGCTGGGCCGCGAGCTGGACGCGATCCGCGACGAGGTGATCGCCGGCCGCGGCGAGAGAGACGCCGCCTACATCCGCAAGGTGATCGCGGCGCAGCGCAAGCTCGAGCTGGTCAGCAGGGGCGTGCTGCTGTTCTCGCTCTTCCCGCCGGCGTGGCTGCTCGGCACCGCCGGGCTGTCCGTGGCGAAGATCATGGACAACATGGAGATCGGCCACAACATCCTGCACGGCCAGTGGGACTGGATGCGGGACCCGAAGATCCACTCCACCACCTGGGAGTGGGACCACGTCTCGCCGTCCGAGCAGTGGAAGCACTCGCACAATGAGCTGCACCACACGTACACCAACGTGATCGGCAAGGACAACGACCTCGGCTACGGCATCATGCGCGTCGACGAGGACCAGAAGTGGCACCCCTTCCACCTCGGCCAGCCGCTGTGGAACTTCCTCAACGCCTGCTTCTTCGAGTACGGCATCGCGGCGTACGACCTGGAGCTCGGCAAGAACCTCTCCAAGCGCCGCCGCAAGAACCCCGAATTCCGCGCACGGGCCAAGGCCGTGGGACGGAAGATCCGCAAGCAGGTGCTCAAGGACTACGTGATCCACCCGCTGCTGTCGGGCCCGTCGTTCCTCCCCACACTCGCCGCCACGTTCACCGCGAACCTGGTCCGCAACGTCTGGACCCACTCGGTGATCATGTGCGGGCACTTCCCCGAGGGCGTCCAGGTCTTCGAGCGCCGGTCGATCGTGGGCGAGACGCGCGGCCAGTGGTACCTGCGCCAGATGATGGGCTCGGCGAACATCAGCGGCAGCAAGGCCATGCACTTCATGACCGGCAACCTGTCGCACCAGATCGAGCACCATCTCTTCCCGGACCTGCCGAGCAACCGGTACGCCGAGGTCGCGGTGAAGGTGCGCGCGCTGTTCGCGAAGTACGAGCTGGAGTACGTCACCGGCCCGCTGCCCAAGCAGGTCTTCTCCGCGTGGCACAAGGTCTTCCGGCTCGCACTGCCGAACAAGGAGACCGAGGTCCGGGCGCCGGACCGCGAGCGGGAGCTCGTCGCCGCCTGA
- a CDS encoding ferredoxin reductase codes for MTSAALRSRAWKLLEMVTTPLLPSDYLDLVSPLREGADLRGRIEAVHPETGDAATVVIRPGRGWRGHTAGQYVRIGVDVDGVRLWRAYSLTSPTHRRDGRFTITVKAIPDGKVSNHLVRRAKPGTLIQLDQPTGDFVLSQAKPAKVFYLTAGSGITPVMGMLRDTELDDVVMVHCAPRPQDVIFRDELHDLVADGKLRLIEVHTDTDGVLDIARLDELVPDWAERETWACGPAGLLDAAEEHWTGHGVLERLHTERFRPGIVVAGDGGEVTFSVSGKTVAADGATPLLDIGEEAGVLMPSGCRMGICFGCVTPLKAGAVRDLRTGGITEAEPGVLIQTCVSAAAGPCDIER; via the coding sequence ATGACGAGTGCAGCCCTCCGCAGTAGGGCGTGGAAACTGCTGGAGATGGTCACGACGCCGCTGCTGCCGTCGGACTACCTCGACCTGGTCAGCCCGCTGCGTGAGGGCGCCGACCTGCGTGGGCGCATCGAGGCCGTGCACCCCGAGACGGGTGACGCCGCGACGGTCGTGATCAGGCCGGGACGGGGCTGGCGCGGCCACACCGCCGGTCAGTACGTGCGGATCGGGGTCGACGTCGACGGGGTGCGCCTGTGGCGTGCGTACTCCCTGACCTCGCCGACACATCGCCGGGACGGCCGTTTCACGATCACCGTGAAGGCGATCCCGGACGGCAAGGTCAGCAACCACCTGGTCCGCAGGGCGAAACCTGGCACGCTGATCCAGCTCGACCAGCCGACCGGCGACTTCGTGCTGTCGCAGGCCAAACCCGCCAAGGTGTTCTACCTGACGGCCGGCAGCGGCATCACGCCCGTGATGGGCATGCTGCGCGACACCGAGCTCGACGACGTCGTCATGGTCCACTGCGCGCCACGGCCGCAGGATGTGATCTTCCGCGACGAACTGCACGATCTGGTCGCGGACGGGAAGCTTCGTCTCATCGAGGTGCACACCGACACGGACGGCGTGCTCGACATCGCCCGTCTCGACGAACTCGTACCCGACTGGGCCGAGCGCGAGACCTGGGCCTGCGGCCCCGCGGGCCTGCTCGACGCGGCCGAAGAGCACTGGACCGGGCACGGCGTCCTGGAGCGCCTGCACACCGAACGCTTCCGCCCCGGCATCGTCGTCGCCGGTGACGGCGGCGAGGTCACGTTCAGCGTCTCCGGCAAGACCGTCGCCGCGGACGGCGCCACGCCGTTGCTGGACATCGGTGAGGAGGCCGGTGTGCTCATGCCCTCCGGGTGCCGCATGGGCATCTGCTTCGGCTGTGTCACGCCGCTCAAGGCGGGCGCCGTCCGCGACCTGCGCACCGGCGGGATCACCGAGGCCGAGCCGGGCGTCCTCATCCAGACCTGCGTGTCCGCCGCCGCGGGCCCGTGCGACATCGAACGGTAG
- a CDS encoding MFS transporter, whose product MAATGTERVTATQHRCAFVLLGGIQATLIFTLAAIAIPLPRVARELALERADVILLSTAYGLTFAGLLLFGGRLADRYGGRRALIAGLVLFAIASAAAPLAPGVEALLAARFTQGVGAALVAPAAMTVLRAVFPSPAAYGRAMATWGGLSVLGATAGHLLSGVISALLSWRWTFAVPVVVAIAALALTPRLLPDTAPDSGRSLDLPGALLATAGITLASYGLVVTDARPGSSAGVLVPLLGGTALLVAFWYAERRARDPLLPPGFLFDRRRAVALTAVALSSCGTAMTFVVLSLHLQQERDWSPLQTSAAFVPFAVALLASGRVAGPLIGRYGARTVTAAGLGTGAGGLVLLALTGFDTHTSYAYGLLPGLVLLPAGAAASFAGAAVLATERVPRQQTGLAGGVLNTAMECGPTVLFAVVLTLDSDPWSLAATGAALAVAALLNHRTK is encoded by the coding sequence ATGGCCGCAACGGGCACCGAGCGCGTCACCGCCACACAGCACAGGTGCGCCTTCGTCCTCCTCGGCGGCATCCAGGCCACGCTGATCTTCACGCTCGCCGCGATCGCCATACCGCTGCCCCGCGTTGCTCGCGAACTCGCCCTGGAGCGCGCCGACGTGATCCTGCTCAGCACCGCCTACGGCCTGACCTTCGCCGGGCTGTTGCTCTTCGGCGGACGCCTCGCCGACCGCTATGGCGGGCGGCGCGCCCTCATCGCCGGTCTTGTCCTCTTCGCCATCGCCTCGGCCGCCGCCCCGCTCGCCCCCGGTGTCGAGGCACTGCTCGCGGCGCGCTTCACCCAGGGCGTGGGCGCGGCCCTCGTCGCGCCGGCCGCCATGACCGTGCTGCGCGCCGTCTTCCCCTCCCCCGCCGCGTACGGCAGGGCGATGGCCACCTGGGGCGGGCTCTCGGTGCTCGGCGCGACGGCGGGCCATCTGCTCTCCGGGGTCATCTCGGCGCTGCTTTCCTGGCGCTGGACCTTCGCGGTACCCGTCGTGGTGGCGATCGCAGCCCTCGCCCTCACGCCCCGGCTGCTGCCGGACACGGCACCGGACTCGGGCAGAAGTCTCGACCTGCCCGGTGCTCTGCTCGCCACCGCCGGGATCACCCTTGCCAGTTACGGGCTCGTCGTCACCGACGCCCGCCCCGGATCGTCGGCCGGCGTGCTCGTGCCGCTGCTCGGCGGGACCGCGTTGCTGGTCGCGTTCTGGTACGCCGAGCGCCGGGCCCGCGACCCCCTGCTGCCCCCCGGCTTCCTGTTCGACCGGCGGCGGGCCGTGGCCCTCACAGCCGTCGCGCTGAGCTCCTGCGGGACCGCGATGACGTTCGTGGTTCTCTCACTCCACCTCCAGCAGGAGCGCGACTGGTCACCGTTGCAGACCTCGGCCGCCTTCGTGCCGTTCGCCGTCGCGCTGCTCGCCTCGGGCCGGGTGGCAGGACCGCTCATCGGCCGGTACGGAGCCCGAACCGTCACGGCCGCCGGGCTGGGCACGGGCGCGGGCGGGCTCGTCCTCCTCGCTCTCACCGGGTTCGATACGCACACCTCGTACGCGTACGGGCTGCTGCCGGGCCTCGTGCTGCTGCCGGCCGGCGCCGCGGCCTCCTTCGCCGGAGCCGCCGTGCTCGCCACCGAACGGGTACCGCGGCAGCAGACCGGGCTCGCGGGCGGCGTGCTGAACACCGCGATGGAATGCGGCCCGACCGTCCTCTTCGCCGTCGTGCTCACGCTCGACAGCGACCCCTGGTCCCTGGCCGCGACGGGGGCCGCCCTCGCCGTCGCGGCCCTCCTGAACCACCGCACCAAGTAG
- a CDS encoding SDR family NAD(P)-dependent oxidoreductase: MNRFTGKTVLVTGAGSGLGRAIALAFAAEGASVVAAGRTAASLDETVGLIEAAGGTAAAVTADVTDSERLQDLVRESVAHFGGLDIAVNNAGIFRGAVPVGEVSEEDWDAVLRTNVTGVWLAMKHEIAHMKENGGGTIVNVSSNLGAHLRIPNAAAYITSKAAVSALTRAAALDHIHQGIRINAVSPGASAAPMSLRPGETEAGRAERVKTENPLGRVAEADEVAAAVLYLASPAAGAVVGTDLVIDSGSSA, translated from the coding sequence ATGAACCGCTTCACCGGCAAGACCGTCCTCGTCACCGGCGCGGGCTCCGGCCTCGGCCGCGCCATCGCGCTCGCCTTCGCCGCCGAGGGCGCTTCCGTCGTCGCCGCGGGACGCACCGCGGCCTCGCTGGACGAGACGGTCGGCCTCATCGAGGCAGCCGGAGGAACAGCCGCCGCCGTCACCGCCGATGTCACCGACTCCGAGCGGCTCCAGGATCTCGTGCGGGAGAGCGTCGCCCACTTCGGCGGACTGGACATCGCGGTCAACAACGCCGGGATATTCCGGGGTGCGGTCCCCGTCGGCGAGGTGAGCGAGGAGGACTGGGACGCGGTGCTGCGGACCAATGTCACCGGCGTCTGGCTGGCCATGAAGCACGAGATCGCCCACATGAAGGAGAACGGCGGCGGCACCATCGTCAACGTCTCCTCCAATCTGGGCGCACACCTGCGGATCCCGAACGCCGCCGCGTACATCACCTCCAAGGCAGCGGTCTCCGCGCTGACCCGCGCCGCCGCGCTCGACCACATCCACCAGGGCATCCGCATCAACGCCGTCAGCCCCGGCGCCTCCGCCGCTCCCATGTCACTGCGACCCGGCGAGACCGAGGCCGGCCGTGCCGAGCGGGTGAAGACGGAGAACCCGCTCGGCCGGGTCGCGGAGGCCGATGAAGTGGCGGCCGCGGTGCTCTACCTCGCGTCGCCCGCCGCCGGCGCGGTCGTCGGCACCGACCTGGTCATCGACAGTGGGTCGTCGGCCTGA
- the aztA gene encoding zinc ABC transporter ATP-binding protein AztA, giving the protein MKIMFNTQRPSSAPTLDRTTPLRFSGLCAGYPGRPVLHQVSGEINELTTTVLVGPNGSGKSTLLAVLAGVIKPTSGDLLRTGDRPPAFVPQRGAVGDTLPLTVRQTVEMGRWGERGPWRRLTARDHATVDAVLDRLGIGDLASRQLGELSGGQRQRTLIAQGLAQESDLLLLDEPTTGLDPEARERIGALLTALVADGVTIVQATHDLEVARAADACLLLRDGRLVGQGRPDHVLTASSLTQVWPTL; this is encoded by the coding sequence ATGAAAATCATGTTCAATACACAGCGCCCCTCATCCGCCCCGACCCTCGACCGGACCACCCCCCTCCGCTTTTCGGGGTTGTGCGCCGGCTATCCGGGACGGCCAGTACTCCATCAAGTCAGCGGTGAGATAAACGAGTTGACCACCACGGTGCTCGTCGGCCCGAACGGCAGCGGCAAGTCGACCCTGCTCGCCGTACTCGCCGGTGTGATCAAGCCGACATCCGGCGACCTCCTCCGCACCGGCGACCGGCCGCCGGCCTTCGTGCCGCAGCGCGGAGCGGTCGGCGACACTCTTCCCCTCACCGTTCGCCAGACCGTGGAAATGGGGCGCTGGGGCGAGCGCGGTCCGTGGCGGCGGCTGACCGCACGTGACCACGCGACCGTGGACGCGGTGCTCGACCGGCTCGGCATCGGCGACCTCGCCTCACGCCAGCTGGGCGAGCTGTCCGGCGGACAGCGTCAACGCACGCTCATCGCGCAGGGCCTGGCGCAGGAGTCGGACCTGCTACTCCTCGACGAGCCGACCACCGGCCTGGATCCGGAGGCAAGGGAGCGGATCGGCGCGCTGCTGACGGCACTGGTGGCCGACGGGGTGACGATCGTCCAGGCCACGCACGATCTCGAGGTGGCGCGCGCGGCGGACGCCTGCCTCCTCCTCCGGGACGGCCGCCTCGTCGGGCAGGGGCGTCCGGACCACGTCCTCACCGCGTCATCGCTGACCCAGGTCTGGCCGACGCTCTGA
- a CDS encoding thioredoxin family protein, producing the protein MAHRVHRPREDAEFDFILGMSGVPVLAYFTGTWPKAVEPCRAMDLVVGGIADDCAGRLTVVRADITRCPAATERYGVTGAPAYVLLKEGEPVAHGAGPMTIAEVRRFLAGHL; encoded by the coding sequence ATGGCACATCGGGTTCACCGCCCCCGTGAGGACGCGGAGTTCGATTTCATCCTCGGGATGAGCGGAGTTCCGGTCCTCGCGTACTTCACCGGGACATGGCCCAAGGCGGTCGAGCCCTGCCGGGCGATGGACCTCGTCGTGGGTGGCATCGCCGACGACTGCGCGGGGCGCCTGACGGTCGTCCGCGCCGACATCACGCGTTGTCCGGCGGCAACCGAGAGATACGGGGTCACTGGAGCCCCGGCCTACGTCCTGCTGAAGGAGGGGGAGCCGGTGGCGCACGGCGCGGGGCCCATGACCATCGCCGAGGTACGGCGGTTTCTGGCCGGCCACCTCTGA
- the aztC gene encoding zinc ABC transporter substrate-binding protein AztC: protein MIRTEVNHRARVGTARPRHLIAGLLALVTAMTVTACTTDEDRPSIVVTTNILGDVTREIVGDEADVTVLMKPNADPHSFGLSAVQAAELEQADLVVYNGLGLEENVLRHVDAARESGVATFAAGEAADPLTFHTAADGGPEGEEGQPDPHFWTDPDRMHKVTGLIADQVVEHVTGVDPGTIRNNADRYAKQLAGLTTWMEESLGRVPADQRALVTNHHVFGYLADRFGFEVIGAVIPSGTTLASPSSSDLRSLTEAMEGAGVRTVFADSSQPKRLAEVLRAEMGGGVRVVELHSESLTAKGAGADTYLRMMRANTTAMVTSLTGD from the coding sequence ATGATCCGCACCGAGGTAAACCACCGCGCGAGGGTGGGCACCGCTCGCCCGCGACATCTGATAGCGGGTCTGCTCGCCCTCGTGACGGCCATGACCGTCACCGCCTGCACCACCGACGAAGACCGGCCCAGCATTGTCGTCACGACCAACATCCTCGGCGACGTCACCCGCGAGATAGTCGGCGACGAGGCCGACGTCACCGTCCTGATGAAGCCCAACGCCGACCCGCACTCCTTCGGCCTGTCGGCGGTGCAGGCCGCCGAGCTGGAACAGGCCGATCTGGTCGTCTACAACGGCCTGGGCCTGGAGGAGAACGTCCTGCGGCACGTGGACGCCGCCCGCGAGTCGGGTGTCGCCACCTTCGCGGCCGGCGAGGCGGCCGACCCGCTCACCTTCCACACCGCCGCCGACGGCGGCCCCGAGGGCGAGGAAGGGCAGCCCGACCCGCACTTCTGGACGGACCCCGACCGGATGCACAAGGTCACCGGCCTGATAGCCGACCAGGTCGTCGAGCACGTCACCGGCGTGGACCCCGGCACGATCCGGAACAACGCCGACCGCTACGCGAAGCAACTCGCCGGCCTCACCACCTGGATGGAGGAGTCCCTCGGCCGCGTCCCCGCGGACCAACGGGCCCTGGTCACCAACCACCACGTCTTCGGCTACCTCGCCGACCGCTTCGGCTTCGAGGTGATCGGCGCCGTCATCCCCAGCGGCACCACCCTGGCCTCACCCAGCTCCTCGGACCTGCGCTCCCTCACCGAGGCGATGGAGGGAGCAGGCGTACGCACCGTCTTCGCCGACTCCTCCCAGCCCAAACGGCTCGCCGAGGTACTGCGAGCGGAAATGGGCGGCGGGGTCCGTGTCGTCGAACTCCACTCGGAGTCCCTGACCGCCAAGGGCGCGGGCGCGGACACCTACCTGCGGATGATGCGCGCCAACACCACCGCCATGGTCACCAGCCTGACCGGCGACTGA